The genomic stretch CGTTGCGCTCGAGCGTCGTGGTCGCCGGCAGCACGATGTCCGCGTGCTTCGCGGTCGCGGTCCACGCGTACTCGTGCACGACGGTGACTTCGGGATGCTGCCAGGCGCGCACCACCCGGTTGACGTCCATTGCGTGATGGAAGTTGTTGCCGCCGGCCACGTACACGAGCTTGATGTCGGGGTACGTGATCCTCTGGCCGTCGTAATCGATCGTCTTGCCTGGGTTGAGCAGCATGTCGGTCCACATGTTGATCGGCACGAAGTCCTTTACGGGATTCTGGCCCGTGGTCAACCCCGGCACGGCTGGCGCGGTGCCGATCGGGGCACCGATCGTCACAGGGAAGTCGATTTGGACGCCGCCCCCCGGCAGCCCGAACTGGCCGAGCATCGCGGACAGCGTGATCATCATCCAGACGGGCTGCTCGCCGTGCGACGCGCGCTGCAGCGGATAGCCGCCCATCAGCACGGTCCGCGACTTCGCCATGCGGCGCGCGAGCGTGCGAATCGTCTCGGCCGGGACTTCGGTGATCGGCGCGGCCCACTCCGGCGTCTTCGGCTGCCCGTCGGTTTTCCCGGTCAGGTAGTCGGCGAACTTGTCGAAGCCGACGGTGTACTTATCGAGGAACGCCTGATCGTGGAGGTTCTCCGTGTACAATACGTGCGCCGTCCCGAGCATCATCGCCGTGTCCGTGTTCGGGCGGATCGCGATGCGCTGGGCCTTCAGGAAGTCGTCGGTGTCGGTTTGCAGCGGGTTCACGGACACGACGGGGATCTTGGCGTCCCGGAGTTGCGTCACCCAGTTCATGACCAGGTGCCCGCCGTCTCCAGAGAGCACCTTCGCGTTGACGAGCGGATCGTACCCCATCATCACCACTAAGGTGCTGTTCTTGATCAGGCTCGGCCACGCCGACCCGCGCGGCGCCGCATCGCCGACCACGTGCGGGCTGATCACCGGCAACGTGGGCGCGCTGTACGAGTTCACGCGGTAGACAAAGCCGCCGAGCAGCACAAACAGCCGCTGCATCGCCCCGGAGGCACTGTGAAACTTCCCTGGACTCTGCCAGCCGTAGTCGCCGCCGTAGATCGCCCGGTTGCCGTACTGGGTTTTCACGCGTTTGATTTCGCCCGCCACGATGTCGAGTGCCTCGTCCCACGACACCCGCACGAACGGCTCGTTGCCGCGCCCCGCCGTATCGCTGCGCGACCGGTCACGGTAAAAGCCTTGGCGGATCATTGGGTACTTCACGCGGGCGGACCCGTACAGCAGGTCCGGCATTACCGTCACCATCGCGTTGGGATGCGGATCTTTCCCGAACGGCATCGTACGAACGACGCGCCCGCCCACGACCTCCGCGGTGAACAGACCCCAGTGCGCGTTGTTGAGCTTCGTCACCACCGTGGCGTCGGTCGCGCCGCTCACCGGCAGCGCCCCGAGCAGCGGAGCCGCCATCAGGCCTCCCAACGCGACCCCGCCCTGCCAGAGAAACGTTCGCCGTGTGATGGGTGTCATCGTTCGCCCCTCCTCATAGAACCCATGTTGGCACACTTTCTTTCGGATGCCCTTAGGGTCATGATACAAACCTTCAGCCGGACCAAACATAGGTCGCCGGCCCTATTTGCGTAGATCGGCCCGCCCCGAAAAGAGCCTGAAAGAGCACGGGATCGACATGGCCATGTGGGAATTTGCCGCACCCTGAACGCGGCAACAGAAAACGCATTTAGAATCAATGAGGGTTCGACAGGTCGAGTCTACAAGAAGCCATGCGATATATGCACGTGAAGGCCCGTGACGGTGATATGACAATGTGTAGGGCGGCGAACGGGCAACCCTGCCGATTTTGGATAGAGACCCAAAGGAAGGACGGATTAGCATAGTAGCGGCCATCATGTTTCTGCGATTCTCAGGACCTG from bacterium encodes the following:
- a CDS encoding molybdopterin-dependent oxidoreductase, translated to MTPITRRTFLWQGGVALGGLMAAPLLGALPVSGATDATVVTKLNNAHWGLFTAEVVGGRVVRTMPFGKDPHPNAMVTVMPDLLYGSARVKYPMIRQGFYRDRSRSDTAGRGNEPFVRVSWDEALDIVAGEIKRVKTQYGNRAIYGGDYGWQSPGKFHSASGAMQRLFVLLGGFVYRVNSYSAPTLPVISPHVVGDAAPRGSAWPSLIKNSTLVVMMGYDPLVNAKVLSGDGGHLVMNWVTQLRDAKIPVVSVNPLQTDTDDFLKAQRIAIRPNTDTAMMLGTAHVLYTENLHDQAFLDKYTVGFDKFADYLTGKTDGQPKTPEWAAPITEVPAETIRTLARRMAKSRTVLMGGYPLQRASHGEQPVWMMITLSAMLGQFGLPGGGVQIDFPVTIGAPIGTAPAVPGLTTGQNPVKDFVPINMWTDMLLNPGKTIDYDGQRITYPDIKLVYVAGGNNFHHAMDVNRVVRAWQHPEVTVVHEYAWTATAKHADIVLPATTTLERNDIISTSQFIAAMQQVVPPLFEARNDFDICAALAARLGVGPQYTEGKDEMAWLRQFYGVAAQQAQKQGMAFPDFDTFWQQGYLEFPVTDGAEQLVGYGDFRADPVNHPLGTPSGKIEIYSETIASFKYDDCPPHPTWIAPSEWLGSPLTAQFPLHLLTPHPPDRLHSQLDETRLRQQYEVGGREPIWINPADASARGIANGDVVRVFNGRGQTLAGAVVTARTRRSVVVMHEGGWYDPLNPGAAGTLDRHGSVNNVTSDAPNSKLSDGNASHSSLVQVEKYVGVPPAVTAFTPPAGA